Proteins from a single region of Antechinus flavipes isolate AdamAnt ecotype Samford, QLD, Australia chromosome 2, AdamAnt_v2, whole genome shotgun sequence:
- the LRRTM2 gene encoding leucine-rich repeat transmembrane neuronal protein 2: MGLHFKWPLGAPMLAALYAMSVVLKMLPALGMACPPKCRCEKLLFYCDSQGFHSVPNNTDKGSLGLSLRHNHISELERDQFASFSQLTWLHLDHNQISTVKEDSFQGLYKLKELILSSNKISYLPNTTFSQLLNLQNLDLSFNQLSSLHPELFYGLRKLQTLHLRSNSLRTIPVRLFWDCRSLEFLDLSTNRLRSLARNGFAGLIKLRELHLEHNQLTKINFAHFLRLSSLHTLFLQWNKISNLTCGMEWTWGTIEKLDLTGNEIKAIDFTVFETMPNLKILLMDNNKLHSLDSKILNSLRSLTTVGLSGNLWECSPKICALATWLSGFQGRWEHSILCHSPDHTQGEDILDAVYGFQLCWNLSTTVTAMATSYKDPTTEYTKRISSSSYHVGDKEIPTTAGIAVTTDEHFPEPDNAIFTQRVITGTMALLFSFFFIIFIVFISRKCCPPTLRRIRQCSMIQNHRQLRSQTRLHMSNMSDQGPYNEYEPTHEGPFIIINGYGQCKCQQLPYKECEV; the protein is encoded by the exons ATGG GCTTACATTTCAAGTGGCCATTAGGGGCTCCTATGCTGGCAGCACTATATGCAATGAGTGTGGTTTTAAAAATGCTGCCTGCCTTGGGCATGGCTTGTCCACCAAAATGCCGCTGCGAGAAGCTGCTCTTTTACTGTGACTCTCAGGGGTTTCACTCAGTGCCAAACAACACTGACAAGGGCTCTCTAGGTTTGTCACTGAGGCACAATCACATTTCTGAACTTGAAAGGGATCAATTTGCAAGCTTCAGTCAACTTACTTGGCTCCACTTAGATCATAATCAAATTTCAACAGTTAAAGAAGATTCTTTTCAAGGACTCTATAAACTTAAGGAATTAATCCTAAGTTCCAACAAAATATCTTACTTGCCAAACACAACTTTTAGTCAACTGCTTAACCTGCAAAATTTGGACCTGTCTTTTAATCAGTTATCATCTCTGCATCCAGAATTGTTCTATGGCCTTCGGAAGCTGCAAACCTTACATTTGCGTTCCAATTCCCTGCGGACCATTCCTGTTCGCCTTTTCTGGGACTGTCGTAGTCTGGAGTTTCTTGATTTGAGCACAAATCGTTTGCGAAGTTTGGCTCGCAATGGATTTGCAGGATTAATCAAACTGAGAGAGCTTCACCTAGAGCACAACCAGCTGACAAAGATTAATTTTGCTCATTTCCTACGGCTAAGCAGTCTGCACACGCTCTTCTTACAGTGGAACAAAATTAGCAACTTGACATGTGGGATGGAGTGGACCTGGGGCACCATAGAAAAGCTTGATTTGACTGGAAATGAAATCAAAGCCATCGATTTCACAGTGTTTGAGACCATGCCTAATCTTAAAATACTTCTAATGGATAACAATAAGCTACACAGCCTGGATTCCAAGATCTTAAATTCTCTCAGATCCTTAACTACAGTTGGTCTCTCTGGCAATCTGTGGGAATGCAGCCCCAAAATATGTGCACTGGCCACATGGTTGAGTGGCTTCCAAGGTCGGTGGGAGCACTCAATACTGTGCCACAGCCCAGACCACACCCAGGGAGAAGATATTCTAGATGCAGTTTATGGATTTCAGCTTTGCTGGAATTTATCAACTACTGTCACTGCCATGGCCACAAGTTATAAAGATCCAACCACTGAATACACAAAAAGAATAAGCTCATCAAGTTACCATGTGGGAGACAAAGAAATCCCAACTACTGCAGGCATAGCAGTTACTACTGATGAACACTTTCCTGAACCAGACAATGCCATCTTCACTCAGCGGGTAATTACAGGAACAATggctttattgttttctttcttttttattatttttatagtgttCATCTCCAGGAAATGCTGCCCTCCTACTTTAAGAAGAATTAGGCAGTGTTCAATGATTCAGAATCACAGGCAACTCCGATCCCAAACACGACTCCATATGTCAAATATGTCAGACCAAGGACCATATAATGAGTATGAACCCACCCATGAAGGACCTTTCATCATCATTAATGGTTATGGACAGTGCAAGTGTCAGCAGCTGCCATATAAAGAATGTGAAGTATAA